The sequence AAATGACCACTTTATAAAAATAAGATCTTTTTCTAACATGCCATAAAACAGTAACTTTAAAAGTGCTCTAAAACATTACTCCCTGGAACTTACTTAAGGagaataacattttttataaGGGCTCTATGAAACAATGCAATGTTGTATCAAAGTATACAATCTTgagagtgtgtgactgacagtgtACAACCACTTGTTTAGCCACTGGTCTCATGAACCTCTGGGCCGTGCTCTTCACTGAGACACAGGAACCAAAGTGTCGAAATGATTCTACCCTGCGTTTGAATTGTTTCAGCTCAGTGATgtgtgacattttcactctCCTTTCTCATACTGGTTTTGCATTCTCTCATTTGCAACGCCCTGCGGTGACTCATGCCAGCGTCCGACAGCTCAACACTGACCAGATTCCAGTTCACAACCCCCTCTTGTACTTAATGTACACAAGCCTCGCTCCTGTGTACTTTATAAAATATCAGTGTTCATCTACTAATAGTACCGCTTGGTGTTATGTGATCATCATGATTAGTTAGCCAGCCTTTTCACTTCTAAAACACCATATAAATCTCCTAAATAGTGTATTGCCAACAGTTATTACATTCAATTCAGACTTTGAAATGATGTTGTATGCAGAAGGGCAAAATACCCTAGCAGAGCACTGCAGGGAAGGGCACACTAACCTTCAAAAAATATTGATCCAATCATGCAACTTGCAGAACTTTTCAGTCCATTCATTCAGCTGTTCACTTCTGTGCTGATGACAGAATTATAGATGTAGTAACAAACATTATTGTTATGCAAAACTGTTAGTTTCCTGTCTTGGATATTGACTGTTATTAACGTAACCTAACAAAAATATTCTGACTTTTAGATTGTGATAGCCTTAACTTTAGAGTTATGTTCTTAAATATAGGTTCTTAATTCACAAAAAATCTGTTGGATGTTGTGCAAACATTGCAAACATACTAAAGTACATATTTCATAATGCATTATCAGCCAAAGGACCGTAGAGGATTTCCTGAAGTCCTCTACCGGGCTGCCATATAAGGCACTATGTATTCTCTTAGCTAGAATCCaataattgttattatcatgtACACCGTCTCAGAGTTTTATGAAGCTCAAAATTCTGTATAAGAGACAATCTGCAAATGTCTCCCATTGAAGAACAATACTGTAACAGCTATTTATAATATGTATGCAAGAGAGGTGAAGATGTTCCGTTGTTTGAGTCCAAGACCTCCAGCTCTGGTGGTGTGTCCCTTCTTTTATACTGCAAGAGTCTGTGTGTCTAACCAAATCAGTTGCAAAGCGTCGCCAGCTCTCCTGGAAAGTACAAAGTAAGCCCTGTGTCAGTGACTGTACAAGATAGAGAGAACTGGAATGGGTTACTGGTGTCACTGCATACATGCATCAGTTTTATCGGATGGGTATTGAGAAGACAGAGTTTTGTTCACTTCTGCATGTGAGGAGaagtcagttcagtttttttcagcAGACCCTGCAGGTGCATCTTTTTAGTGAGTCCCTTCAGAGGACACCGAGTTTCTATTTCAGGAGGCATTCATGCTTCATAACTCGGCTCCTCCTCCAAGGCTTCCGTGTGCATTTATCTTGATTTGCTAGTTGAACAGTGGAGAGCTGTGAGACACAATAGAAGACCTAACTATACCCACAGGCTCAGTCAGCACAAGTCAGATGATGGGACATTGTAAGCATGTTAGCTCTTTCTAGTTCATTAACTGAACTACCATCTCAACCACAGGGTGTTACACAGTGATCAAAGAATTGTATTTGTATAACTTGTATAAAGACAAGTATTTGTTGACAAATACTTGTATTTCGTGACATGAGACAAGGGAGAAAAGGTAGATCTGAAATAATTCTATTTCCATTACCTTTGCTCTCATATAATTGGATTGTGTAGAAGCAAAGTTGGTAAAACACAATGTGatcataaagaaaacaaatgagctAAAATTAATTCATGGCCAATAGCTGATACTATTATGAAATCACTGAATATGTGCAAAATCTGATTTATCATATAGTACATTCGGTGCCTCCAAATTATTTAAGCGTGCCTCAAGGGCAATAAGGTATTTcacaaaatcagcaaaataGGTCTTTGAAACAAGCAGACTTGTACACATGCTTTAATTTATACAGCCAAGCTCCAGGAACAGCATGGACTGCTCCTCCTATGCAGAGGCTCCAAACGTCAGTGCTTcagaagttttatttttgtcataaaagcaaaaactggaagaaaaaaaaaagttctgccaTAAATTACGAAGCATCTATCAGAAGGCagctaaaaggaaaaaatgccAAAAGAAATGCTGAGTTTATGTCTCAAAAGTAGTTTTATAAACcaagacagcaaaacacagtaaGGTCACTGTGAGCAAATGCCTTAAAACTGATGCATCAGTATGTTTGGCTGTCTTACTTTTTCCACATGTTCCAAATGGAGCGTTTGCTCTGTCAATCCTGCAGAGCAGTAATTCTGTAAGGGCATGCTGTCAAGCATTTGTTTGctctgaacaaacaaacagctggcAAACAGCTGGGAaaatatgctgtgtgtgcttgtgatgTGTTGCGATCTCATTGGTCGTAGTCCGGGgtttcagccaatcactgcACTGACTAAACACTAGAGGTCACTGTTAACAGGTCAGGTTGTATTGTCAATATTGACAAACCCTGCCAATCATACACAGGTatatacagcacacacatgcgACCAATTCTCAAGAATCCTTCCTGCTCTTCTCAGTTTAACGTCAGCTTTCACTGCTCCACAGAACTGATGCGCTGATAAATATAAAGTTTAACAGTGAACATAAGGCCATTTGCTTGTTAAAAGTGAACATGCTGTACCAGTATTTTTCTTCATATGCTATTTATCTTAACAGGCCTATTCCTTATGTTTTTCTGAATGGAAAAACTAGACTAGACACTGAGATACATAttaacatgttcaaaataaaccaGTTTACTGCTCTTCCTAAAGGCAATGCCACCAGCAGTGAGCACATATGACACACAAGCACATCCTGGAACCTGATATGTatgtgcacaacacacacaaacacataaagtaTACTGCAAACTCTGTTGGACAGTGTGTAGTGAATGAGGTGAGTGCTGAGAAATCTAGTCAAACCTTTTAATCAGACTTTGACAATGGCCTTTCATTGCagagaaatgtatttgtttacaATGGGTTGCTAAGTGCTGCTCACTAAGCAGGATATGTAGTATGCATGTTGGTGGAAGTTATTCTCATGAGTACTCTGGCATTTCCTCCTAGCTTACCTAATACACCACACTGTCCCATCCCACAATCCATTATCGTCAATGGATTTAACACAGACTTACATAGACATGTACTGAGACCCAAAGGCCCACATACACAAATCCCATTGATTCAGCTCTGCAGAAGCAGATAGACACCACCACCTAGTGGTTCAAAGGGTGTCCCTCCCAAAAAGGGGTACAGTACATTGTCTCTtactataaaaagaaaaactgcccattacattaaaaaagaaagccaGTTTTATAAGCCAAGAATggtacaaaaaacaaagagtcATGTTCTACAAAACCCAACAACAAATACAGATTGCTGCAGAACAAATTTGGGAAAGTAGGATTTATTCGATGCCATTATTACAAATTTATAAAATGCTAATGTTCTGTAAGAAAAGCATTATGTGAAGTAATTCACACAGCGAGAATCCATTAGAAATACATTCAATTATCAAAAACTCTTatctttaatgcatttttaaacactCCACTGAGCTTGGTAATGATTGCAAAGTATTTTTCATCCTCTTAGTGCATTTTATCTAAACAAATTCTTAAAATTCAACAATGACTCATAAGTAACAAAAAGAAAGCTAGGgcaaaataaagaagaaaaaaaaaaaaaacacaaccactatctgaaaagtgtgtgaatgggtaAGCGTGGCTGGAATGAAGGAGCTGGTGAAGGCATAGTATGTGAACATTACAAGCTGATCAATGAAACTCAGGGTTTTGTGGCTGTAGCTGGTCATTACAACCCTGAGCAAATAAACCCCAGGAAATACACACTCAGATCCATATTCagtacaaatatatttttttctcctaaaactGTTCAAAGATTAAATAGCCACGAGCTTGGCTTGTCTTACTAACCTCTTGCTCACACCTTTAATCATGTGTGGTTTATACAGCATATAGGCTTCAACGGCTGGCTTCACAGCAAACCAAGATCCAGTCTACAAATCTTACTTAATTGCTGACACAAATCAAGGCTGAgttgaaaaaatgcatttgtgcatAAGTCTGAAGTCATTTTGTCGAGGGAGTGTGCATCTTTGACAACTGTGAGATCTGAACCCAAGATTACAGAGGAATGTAAGAACAAATCCAACTGTCCATTCCTGCGGTGCTTTGCAGCTATTTTTGAACACGTAAGGATCTTTTTCGTCTTCTTAATCATGGAAGAGCACTTTGCTAGTGGTTTAGAGAAGTCTGGCTTGGTTGTACACTTATCTCAGAGTCCAGGAATGCAGAACATGAGGACTTTTTTCCAggcataagttttttttttctgttgtaaacTGTACATTTTCTATTTGAAACAGCCCCATCTGTGAAACGGtttcataccaaaaaaaaaaaaaaaaaaagccttagcTGTAAGCAGATTAATTATATGAATTATACGACAAAGGTTATGGTTATGCAATGAGAAAAATAATCCCCTAAGCCCATTAAAAGATaatcaaaatgcattcaaaacagCTAATTTTGATGGATTAGACTCTACACTACTATTTGGTGTATGTGAAGAAAGGAAGAGTTTAGAATGTGCCTTTATgcaggcaaaacaaacaaacaaaaaaaaaaatgatcaaaaaggCAAAACCTCCACCCCTTGCATCATTTATCATGAAAAATATGAGAAAGCAAGAACTTacagaataagaaaaataactaCTATTCATGCTGCAAAAGTATGGAAGACCTTAAGGGTGCTGGCAGCCTCAGTCTCTGGAGCCAAATACATCAGGTAAGAATTCCATAGATCATGGAAAGAGAAGACCACAAATCAGAGGACAAGGAATCTGTAAACATGGAGACACACTGCTAACAAGACACTTGCTcttgtgcagatttttttttaaagtggcatCTGACCCTGGGGAGTAGGAGCAGAGATAGTGCTTGGGTTTGGGTCCATGCCAGGCTCTAGGGACATCAGGATTCCCTTCACTATGTCTGGTCACTTGGTGATGATAGGAATGTCTGAAAACTGGTCAGTTGCTTTTGAGCAGGTCAATGCATCCCTGCAACAGAGTCACATTGTTCTGTGGacagaagaaaacagcaaagtTATTCTCCTGAGGTATACCTTCTTCTGAGTGGTTTGCTCCACTAGAAGTCATGGGGTGTGTCATAGCGCCTCAGTCTGCTGCTTGTGACTGGGTTGAAGTCCCAGGTTTGTTGTTTATTACGGTATAAACCTATTCACTTTTCAATGTCTCCTCACTTAAAACACATCCACCCTCACACATTATAACACTGGTAAAATGTGACAGTGGCGGCAGATCTTGCATTCTAGatctattttgttgtttggtggtgtttttttcccatagaTGTTGTGGTGGCACAACAACTATGGAAAGCGTTTTATAAAACTTGTATCATAAATCTTGTCACTTATCttaaacatcaacagaaaacatCAGGTGTTGGTGTCTGTCCCtatttttgcactgatgttTAACAATCAGAGGTAGAAATCTGTTGTTTAAGAGGAGAGATTCTAATTTCACCTCTGGCAATATCCTCAACAGACCATAAGTCACaagacatgttgtgttttgtttttttttctttttgaataaGGGGAGGAGGCTCTTGCTTTTATTGACAAAAAGAACTTGCTCTCTTGTAGTTACTGTTAAACTGTGATGCTCCTTCCACTGACATGCACTGATTCCAGCAAGTACAGGCACGCTGTGTCAAGGCAACATAGGTATTCGGGAAACATCAGAAATTGTCAAAATGAAGCAGAAGTATGCAAAGCAGGTTGAAAGAAAGTGTGTACCACCGGTACTTTATAACAAAATTGGTGGAATGTACTGAACATCACACTCAGACAAAACGTCATACAGCAGGCGGCTGTACTGTGCTGCTCACCTTGGCATGCTTGATCTCAAGCTCAGCCATCTCTATGAGGTTCTTCCTGAAGGCCACAACACGCCTGCCCTTGAAACTGGTGAGCTCTACAAGGAAAACATGGAGCATAACAGGCAGGAGTTATAGAGTGGTCTTGCACAATGGCTGTATGCATGGCACATAAAGAAATATGCACCGAGTGAACCTGCATCAagcatgcacagatgcacaaacCTCTCTTTCCAGACTCTGAGAGCTTGTCAAACTTTTGCAGGCACTGCTGCTGGTGTTCCTCTGCCTGGGGAACGTCCTTGCTCTTCAGTCGTGCCTTATCCAACGCCTTGTTAGAGTGCTCATAGTCAGCTAAAGCCCGAGCTCGCCGGTACAGAAGGTCCTAGCAGACATGGCCCACATTGTTAAACCggtggaataaaaaaaagatgctatTGTAATCAtaacacagaaaatgtaaagataataacaaactaataataaaaatttcaaTAACAAAGCCTGTCTCTTACATGAAAGCAGAAGAACATGCCTCACCTTGGCAGCCTGGATGTCTCTCATGTAGTATCTTAGCAGCTCAGTAAGTTTCAGCTCTTGGTCAGATGCCACTCTGCCCTCTACTTTCTGCAGGGCCACAAATTAAGACATAGCTAATACATGCTTAAATAAGGGGAAACCGGTGTGAAAATCGTCTCATTTTGTTGGTAAATGAGGTTTTTCTTACCCTAAGTTTCTCAAACAGGTCTGACAACTTGTCCAGATgtctgagggaaaaaataagGCATTAAACCATCTACCAAAGATGTGAATTGTCTTAATATCATTATACTGCAATCATCCTAGTTCTCACACCACAACATCTTGAAAATTACTAATACGTTCCAGTCAACTGCAATATCAGATAAGCTTCAtcatactgaaaaaaaacaacaacttcagGTGTTTTTTGTATTGCTATGACTGTGTTGCCTAGCAGAGCATTTTGGCATCACATATAATCTTAAATAAAACTCGAGAAAGTAAGGGATGTAATGCACTCACTTCTTAAGCGCTGTACTATCATCGGCAGACAGAGTGTTCAGAGTGGCTGAGATGTGAATATAATCATCAGCAACATCTGAAATTAGAGAAACAATGGCCAAAACCATACATATTACAAATACAGATACATTAATTTCCACAGCATCCACCTCATTCAGCTGAGTATCAGTTTGCACCATGCAAAATACAACATATTCTGGTAAAGTAAAATCTTCAAGTACTTTTGTGAGAGCGGGTCATTTTCTCTGCTTTGGCAGTGGAATCTTTTATCTTGCTGTAATAGTCAAGCAGAAAAGTCTTCTCCTGTTCAAAGAAGTCATCAACTTCCTATGGGGAAAAACAGCCTTTGGTTATCTGGAAAGATGAGTAAAAACATGTGTCCCTATTGCAGTCACCCATACAAAACAGATCATGCAGAAACCTGACCTTTATCCCTGAGATGATGACCTCATCAGCCGTCTTCACCATGTTCTTGAAGAAACCTCCAAACATTTCCTTTGCATTCTTTCTTCTCACACTGAGCTAAAACAATCAAAGTTGTGAAACAAGAAAATCAGTGTCCCAAAACCTAGTGTGAAAAGATAATTTACTTCTAATGCAAAAGTTGACTGTTTCCAGGGAAGTGAACTGTGCTTGTTGTGTCGTTACTTTATTGTTGGAATAGCATTATTTGGCACAGATTCTCAATTTCTACACAAAGTACATTTTGTGGTATGTATTCTTCTGTAAGACTGCTGTCTAATTACACTGGTTCAATGTGTTATATTTTAACAAGTTCTGTTAACCAAAACCACTGTGGAGGACTAGACAGGAATTTATGCTGATCTCAGCAGGATGTAGGCTGTGTCACAAGTCTCCTGTAAACACTATTTCCTCTCCAACCAACTGACGGCCCGGGAAAGGAAGTCAGCAATATGAGGAACTCACATCCTGGTCATACTCCAAGAAAATCTGGAAGTTTCTGTCCTTGCTGAGAATGGCATGAGAGGACAATCTCTGCAGGAAAATTTCATGCACTTGGACCGTCTTCTTAAACACAGCCAGATATTcactggaaaataaatgaataaatgaataaaaacagaacacattCACAAAAAAGCAGAGGCACAGCAAGCAAATTTACTGTAGATTTTTTCCTCCTGCAACAATCACTggacatgtgtgtttttgagattTAATACACCATTGTGATATAGAGAGAACATGATTCAttcagaaaaatgtgaaatatagtGACTGGCTTTATTGTGTCACACTCACGCCTCCAACTCTTGTTTCATCTTGTTGTACTCCTCCTTAGTCATAGTGGCTTCACCTTCCCCCAGTTTGTGCATCTTCTCTCTTGGGCTCTCAAAATCGGGCTTTGGGGGAGCTGGAGGAATCTATGATAGgagaagtgattaaaaaaaaaagaagaagaaaggacaCAAAACTAGTCTAAATGCTCTTATTGGCAATTTAGAATATATAGGGCCTATATAAAAAGAATTCTTCaactggagacacacacacaaaaataattatCAAAAAATAGAAGTTGTAACAGTCACTGGTGCCTTTGTTTGACCTTCCTCTTTTGTCAATCAGGACACAAACCCATACAGTGGTCATACTGCAgcctgtgtacatgtgtgtatgtcgtATCTGAGTGTAGTACAGTAACTCACTATAAGGCCAGCATAGTCCTCTGTCTCCACCAGAGTGTCATGTAGCCAGATGAAGTCTTCATGCTGTCTGGGAACTGAGAACTCCGGCTTCTGGAAAGCACTGAGTGTGGTCTGGAAATGTTGGcgcaataacattttttaatatggaAAACTGTTAACGCATTATTCAATAGCCTCATTGACATCTTTGAAAATCAAGTGAAATCTACAGTTGTTTTGATGTGTAACTGTTTAGGTTTGTGTTTTTACCTTTGTATGGACAGTAAATTTGACTTTGTCTCTTTCACAGAGTGCATCAGGAATGTCAATGAGGAGAGAGGCATCATTGTTTAGGTCCACAGACACAGAGCGCGTCTAAGGAGAAAGAACACAACATGATTTTTTATTCACCTCTGCATCTTGGTGTACACGTATTATATTGTAAAACCTTCAACCAATGTGTAAGATTACGATAAGTCACTGACAAAATGCTGGAAAATTTTGGCTGTGGATAGTATGCTTGTTAATGCTGCTTTCAACAAATATCCAACATGTTTTTGGTCTGAACATTTATCTTGATGAAATCACAAACAGTATTTTTTCCACTATATTTCAGCCAGATCTAAAAATAATCTACAGTGTTACTTTTTGGTAGCACACAGGGGAATTCATTTGAAGAAACACCACTCGAAAatagtaacaaaaataaatgtgttgttAATAGAAATGTCTTTAGCTCCTTGTTCAGCTGAAAATACCTCACAGCAAGGTCTATCCTGGTAGAACGGCTCTTTTTTTGCATCTATAGACTACCTGTGCACCCTAAATTGAATAAAGCACAAAATTACATCAGTGCAATCCCTGCTTTGATGGACTTAATGCACCCAATGTGTGAGTGGAGTGGGGCAAGTGGCTTGGAGGCAGTTTTGCTTGAGGTCCAGGCACAGACTTCAGACTTGCACTTACTGCAGTTTCAGAGCACTCTTATTTGACGGTTACATTCAGGATTGAAAACACCAAAGGCCAAATATTGGTACTGACAGGTACTATTTGTGGCAGCAACATCTAATGTCTGTCTATTGGTTGCATACAATTATGATGTTCTTCATGATGAATTACCAACTGAACCATTGAATAGCTAACCGAGTCTTAAATTAACACACTATCCCTGAGTTTGTACATGAAATAACACTTAAAATGGGATGGATGATTTCactgaaatgtaaattaattacTTTACACTCCTTACACTCCTAgatgatatctttttttttttaaggttaccAACCCTTGACATGTAATTCAATTTTGGACAGACCCAATAAGTTACTCtcttacatgcatgcatgcatgcattctcTTGCATAGACACAATCTATTTTGGGCCACACTTTCAGTACTGACCTCTCCAGCAGCTGTGTCACTACTGAATCAAATGGAAGGCATTAAATGGCATTATACGTCGCCACCTGCCAGCTTTAACTCTGGAGCACTGTATGCCCTTTATTGTGGCCTTGTCGTACTGTAAGTCCAGAGCCTGGACCACAGTGTTTTTCTATCTAAAGTTAGTCACTTCTCAGTGCCCTGCCCAACAGTGCATCAAAGtaaatgcaaatattttgaCGCCGCTCGGGCTATGCTCTACCTTACCAGCTAAACACAGCCATTAACTTTATAAAGTTACTGTTTTCATACGCTAACTTAAGTCACAAACTTCATCTTTcatgtgcacacagactgccaccATTCATTTGTCTCTCTATttcttgattttaaaaaaagttagcATTAGCCAGCAGCTAAGTTCAATGcgagacaaaaacaacacaaggtAGCGACAAACATTAATAGTGCTTAGCTAGGAAGCAAACGTTAATGTTGGCTAGTGTTAGCAGGGCTA is a genomic window of Myripristis murdjan chromosome 15, fMyrMur1.1, whole genome shotgun sequence containing:
- the snx5 gene encoding sorting nexin-5: MTSALDESDKEKTRSVSVDLNNDASLLIDIPDALCERDKVKFTVHTKTTLSAFQKPEFSVPRQHEDFIWLHDTLVETEDYAGLIIPPAPPKPDFESPREKMHKLGEGEATMTKEEYNKMKQELEAEYLAVFKKTVQVHEIFLQRLSSHAILSKDRNFQIFLEYDQDLSVRRKNAKEMFGGFFKNMVKTADEVIISGIKEVDDFFEQEKTFLLDYYSKIKDSTAKAEKMTRSHKNVADDYIHISATLNTLSADDSTALKKHLDKLSDLFEKLRKVEGRVASDQELKLTELLRYYMRDIQAAKDLLYRRARALADYEHSNKALDKARLKSKDVPQAEEHQQQCLQKFDKLSESGKRELTSFKGRRVVAFRKNLIEMAELEIKHAKNNVTLLQGCIDLLKSN